One Saccharomycodes ludwigii strain NBRC 1722 chromosome VI, whole genome shotgun sequence DNA segment encodes these proteins:
- the IRE1 gene encoding bifunctional endoribonuclease/protein kinase IRE1 (similar to Saccharomyces cerevisiae YHR079C | IRE1 | Inositol REquiring) has protein sequence MKLLSLNQNLISVLCFILTFLSIVQAQNKFNYNKKDKIIYQNYSKNNNNIKSNSNSSQRSTDIFPQNTNTNYSNNTIKNHGVKSFTTFSSMKNPNVPTDGLAVAAAAAGSLNSFNNKLTKTKKLMNNNNTSDLLLSTFDLSQILLVSDIEGQLHALERNTGKVLWSIEDGINFHPLLEINIFDPDDTNFKDLLIVEPYGDGNLFFFNSYRGLQKIPATIKQLIDLSPIDLKTNIIIDESNTVVEDEKIYTGFKKTAMYSIDLKTGQIIAAYGPGTENKVYNRDKSKRCSLSSTMASFSSSSSFSSSSFHNSSNFGYNERKVPTDCQSVIVIGKTIYELGIHSPNGTYYNLTYSAWQHNNVNSQLVSKNNFPQDGVFISPFKDHSLLAIDADLHTAKWISPKFKGIINNVFDIFMDSAGHKFLLPHPLKAGSRILDDYNSNMFKPYLYDTNGKDKNINKQGENNDNMCVYLDKTERNSWFAMSSENYPSLVDSAPVSNYELDSKWRNPGLLKDDGLFDIAVMGVHTLKSNFYESQSSNDRTNNYNYDITTIKKSDTNSNNIKNNNENDVPNYNSLSGYNSIPATYDDYADTSNGGDYYDDAYGYNSGSHNAVENNNVNSKAVRKYISEQELLEYKLKVQEELAREFLLTSQNKRSISYWIAYFIYKCVESGIILSISVFTFAMLSKFKIIPPFPVIFEKIGLLPRSKLNTPTHVEITEPNTSNTTTDNNTELDNASQDSIKPAAAADATTTTATTTAANIPKRKRKRGKRGGKRNNKNKVNVDEDENEEQEQVSMTMKRAEQERGEEEEEEKKTTTRNKNKNINTFPTAVDTTTNNSDHNSKALAESGDNINNLKNLQISDKILGYGSSGTVVYKGTFQNRPVAVKRMLLDFYDIASQEIQLLSMSDDHPNVVRYYCSEMTDKFLYIALELCTTSLDAVVEEKGYHLTSFKFEHLISSIDYLDILYQLCLGLQYLHSLKIVHRDIKPQNILLSLSKNILYPSTKQSIVDDTWKSTSADSHSNTLKKIRVLISDFGLCKKLEAEESSFKTNHATAAGTTGWRAPELLKPKQYTSLTKSTALLDAITSEDENSQYSVSSGKSIEPLVYDPISRRRLTRAVDIFSMGCVFYYVLSKGSHPFGDKFIRESNIIKGAYDIKYIKVLPEKCQSLEAMDLIEKMISNNPCNRPSASMILRHPLFWSVSRKLEFLLKVSDRFEVERRDPPSELLLKFEKIANKIIPNHDWTKKFDQVFLDNLGKYRKYSGARIMDLLRAFRNKYHHFMDLPEDLASIMGPIPEGYYYYYARRFPNLLLEIYYFVGENLKDDQILKEFF, from the coding sequence ATGAAATTATTATCGTTGAACCAGAATCTAATCTCGGTACTCTGTTTcattttaacttttttatcCATTGTTCAAGCACAGAATAAgtttaattataataaaaaagataagatTATATATCAGAATtattccaaaaataataacaatatcaaaTCTAATAGCAATTCATCTCAACGTTCGACAGATATATTCCCGCAAAACACAAATACAAACtacagtaataatactatcAAAAATCATGGAGTAAAATCATTCACAACTTTTTCATCAATGAAAAATCCAAATGTACCAACTGATGGTCTAGCGGTAGCAGCTGCAGCTGCGGGTTCCTTGAATTCTTTCAACAACAAGCTTACTAAAACgaaaaaattgatgaacaataacaatacaaGTGATCTATTATTAAGTACTTTTGACCTTTCTCAAATTCTTTTGGTTTCAGATATTGAGGGTCAATTACATGCTTTGGAAAGAAACACTGGAAAAGTTCTTTGGTCTATCGAGGACGGAATAAATTTTCATCctttattagaaataaatatttttgaccCTGATGATACCAActttaaagatttattgATCGTAGAACCGTACGGTGACGgcaatttgttttttttcaattcataTCGTGGGTTACAAAAAATTCCTGCAACAATTAAACAATTGATCGATTTATCTCCTATAGATTTGAAAACCAATATTATAATCGATGAATCAAATACCGTTGTAGAAGATGAAAAGATTTACACTGGTTTTAAGAAAACCGCAATGTATTCTATAGATTTGAAAACTGGCCAGATTATAGCTGCATATGGACCAGGTACTGAAAATAAAGTCTATAATAGAGATAAGAGTAAAAGGTGTTCTTTAAGTTCCACCATGGCTTCAttctcttcttcctcttccttttcttcctcttcttttcATAATTCCTCAAACTTTGGTTATAACGAAAGAAAAGTTCCTACAGATTGCCAGAGCGTTATAGTGATtggaaaaacaatatatgAATTGGGGATACACTCACCAAATGGTACATATTACAATTTAACTTATTCGGCGTGGCAGCATAATAATGTCAACTCGCAATTGGTttctaaaaacaatttcCCTCAAGACGGTGTATTTATATCTCCATTTAAAGACCATTCTCTATTAGCTATAGATGCTGATTTACACACAGCCAAGTGGATCTCTCCTAAATTTAAAGGTATCATTAATAACgtttttgatatatttatgGATTCTGCTGGacataaatttttattaccgCATCCCTTAAAAGCTGGTTCTAGGATTTTAGATGATTATAATTCCAACATGTTTAAACCATATCTCTACGACACCAACGGCaaggataaaaatattaacaaacaAGGGGAGAATAACGATAATATGTGCGTCTATTTGGACAAAACAGAGCGTAATTCATGGTTCGCCATGTCAAGCGAAAACTATCCATCCTTAGTGGATTCTGCACCAGTATCCAATTATGAGCTGGATTCTAAATGGAGAAATCCTGGATTGTTGAAAGATGATGGGTTGTTTGATATTGCAGTAATGGGTGTTCATACTTTAAAGTCAAATTTTTATGAAAGCCAGTCTTCAAATGATAGAACAAACAATTACAATTATGATATCacaacaattaaaaaatcagatacaaatagtaacaatattaagaataataatgagaATGATGTACCAAATTATAACAGTTTGTCTGGATATAATTCCATTCCAGCAACTTATGACGATTATGCTGACACTTCCAACGGGGGAGATTATTATGACGACGCTTATGGGTATAATTCAGGTAGTCATAATGCAGTTGAGAACAACAATGTTAATTCCAAAGCAGTTAGAAAATATATCTCAGAACAAGAATTATTggaatataaattaaaagtacAAGAGGAATTGGCTCgtgaatttttattaacatcCCAAAATAAAAGGTCTATTTCCTATTGGATTGCTTatttcatatataaatgtgTTGAAAGTGGTATCATTTTATCCATATCTGTATTTACTTTTGCTATGTTGagtaaatttaaaattataccGCCTTTTCCtgtaatttttgaaaaaattggtcTTTTACCCAGAAGCAAGTTGAATACCCCTACTCACGTTGAAATTACTGAACCGAACACTTCTAACACCACCACCGACAATAATACGGAGCTAGACAATGCTAGTCAAGATAGTATCAAAcctgctgctgctgctgatgctactactactactgctactactactgctgCTAATATACCAAAAAGGAAACGCAAGAGGGGAAAACGTGGTGGTAAAAggaacaataaaaataaagtaaatgttgatgaggatgaaaatgaagaacaagaacaagTAAGCATGACGATGAAGAGGGCCGAACAAGAGAGAggggaggaggaggaggaggaaaaaaaaacaaccacaagaaataaaaataaaaatatcaatactTTTCCGACGGCTGTTGATACCAcaactaataatagtgaCCATAATTCAAAAGCTTTAGCAGAATCTGGTGATAACATCaacaatttgaaaaatttacaaatatCGGATAAGATCTTAGGATACGGTTCTTCAGGTACTGTTGTTTATAAAGGtacttttcaaaatagACCGGTTGCTGTAAAAAGGATGTTGTTAGATTTTTACGATATTGCGTCACAAGAAATTCAATTATTAAGTATGAGCGATGACCATCCTAATGTTGTTAGGTATTATTGTTCCGAAATGACtgataaatttttgtaCATTGCTTTAGAGTTATGTACAACCTCCTTGGATGCTGTAGTTGAAGAAAAGGGATATCATCTCACATCTTTTAAATTCGAGCATCTAATTTCCAGCATAGATTATTTAGATATTCTGTATCAACTATGTTTGGGATTGCAATACTTGCACAGTTTAAAAATTGTGCACAGAGACATAAAACctcaaaatattttattatccttatccaaaaatattttatatccTTCTACCAAACAATCAATTGTTGATGATACTTGGAAGTCCACTTCGGCTGACAGTCATTCAAACACTTTGAAAAAGATAAGAGTGTTAATATCTGATTTTGGTTTATGTAAAAAGTTGGAAGCTGAGGAATCCTCTTTTAAAACTAACCATGCCACTGCTGCTGGAACTACTGGCTGGAGAGCGCCTGAGCTTTTGAAACCTAAACAATATACATCACTCACCAAATCCACAGCATTATTGGATGCAATTACCAGTGAAGACGAAAATTCGCAGTATAGTGTGAGTAGCGGCAAATCTATTGAACCTTTGGTTTACGATCCAATTTCTAGGCGAAGACTGACCCGAGCTGTcgatattttttcaatgggATGTGTTTTCTACTACGTTTTGTCCAAGGGTTCTCATCCGTTTGGCGACAAATTCATCAGAGAAAGCAACATTATTAAAGGTGCTTatgatataaaatatatcaagGTTTTGCCAGAGAAATGTCAGAGTTTAGAAGCTATGGACTTAATAGAGAAAATGATTTCCAATAACCCATGTAATAGACCAAGTGCCTCTATGATTTTGAGGCATCCTTTATTTTGGAGTGTTTCTCGTAAATTAgagtttttattaaaggtCAGTGACCGATTTGAAGTCGAAAGAAGAGATCCACCCAGCGaattacttttaaaatttgaaaaaatagcGAATAAAAT
- the SAE3 gene encoding Sae3p (similar to Saccharomyces cerevisiae YHR079C-A | SAE3 | Sporulation in the Absence of spo Eleven): MILKKKDSSITKTNSKADLKHSICSNNTNVLKTQLVELQKKKDLIASNIKQLKIQLLEDHKKFVPTEDANRICVSKSTDTDTDTLCSTIIKSHIENLKTLNEFKDLALRLVIIIAAEKNCTTKEVFQEMGFSDLF; the protein is encoded by the coding sequence ATGAtactcaaaaaaaaagattcaaGTATTACTAAGACTAACAGTAAGGCTGACTTAAAGCACAGCATCTgcagtaataatacaaatgtGTTAAAAACACAACTTGTAGAgctgcaaaaaaaaaaagatctgATAGCAAGTAACATTAAACAACTAAAAATACAACTTTTAGAGGATCATAAGAAATTTGTACCAACAGAGGACGCTAACAGAATTTGTGTTTCAAAAAGTACAGATACCGATACAGACACACTTTGTTCTACAATCATTAAGTCACACATTgagaatttaaaaactttgaatGAATTTAAAGACTTAGCTTTAAGATTAGTTATTATCATAGCAGCTGAAAAGAACTGTACTACAAAGGAGGTTTTCCAAGAAATGGGATTCTCTGATTTGTTTTAG
- the YSP2 gene encoding Ysp2p (similar to Saccharomyces cerevisiae YDR326C | YSP2 | Yeast Suicide Protein (paralog of YHR080C | LAM4)): MKLKKIGHLHLKHHNNNADSKHELNKKYKEEHENPRILINDKAKNNINSLSNMHPSTANTNSNKDTSRIDSVSIGRKSSDYRGRLSVTHKRNRKLTTNSASTTTGLNNRSVSTNKDRIPTPELKPILKKNKVTTNNTFNHTHDSQSSTADTPNTNASGLKRVSSKQSLKKKLKNKAKEKLDKINNSNGNVTSSNFSDSRVPSSANTTNTTRQNTNTERSSASTHQPSTTNTPKNNDNISNINTNIDTATNDNNDEDEHGFISSFITAAHSAATHLLPKFPSEGEEGDGTDYDDDDDFNYDDYNYANDAVEDYDYVNDDDDYEDYEEENEGYTSNRNNNKLHHYRKTSPNLRHIYGTKINGGNIPSATGSVNALTSSSHNRVNSDHASNTLNTTNTNSANNNNNNNSNNNVPTRHDSFLQNLDFLLSSQTNLGTSQNSASGVHTNISSTNTYSSDSSNSNSTPRKNTLSDVAVHDLHLLERSISRGLHRHHNSTIKRKKNANGNRNSKSMNDLSKPLRHSWHNENNTTTSNNNNNTTTTTSNQLMVPCVNNSNNTASKNNNKINNNNKSNTNVNGLILNPEVLEAPSLLVKTDEDHGNINAEENSSVSTGFIDDGNGDHANKKTTYGSINNNDYIPCTTSTTPEDSSDFAMKRAETNTSSIDKIQFKPVKHQNNISTMGDGNLTLDALGMPPSASSLVLNTTITNNNNNKNHINAAALKEQPGEQVNQSDYINNHVYDDDDQALEFATGNHLTNDNTHKLANKNSVLSKKSSHEKLSNSEPDDKRSFPTNFDLDGKTNNKVTIARSPSSLSVDSLHFNRHVVPVINKRANNTPRKRNKTISVAPTSNGASDEFDFEKNDHHQQQQKLRFKIIPPSEDDLTDVTKVANGNHDNELSEQKRLGRSATISHNIRNLPAPLSPMTAANATATAVGLPLKLIPNAKSTIRNSFSRKRADTISSRLSNSELEHDKDNLNTNLYYGYSKSDDNLASGGHFNNDRYSFDDYSTNTSQYPTFEAPVAPEKKNRDFHNLFLSIPRDEKLLADYSCAVSKDILIQGKMYVGENHICFKANILGWVTSIIIPFKEIVQLEKKMTAGVFPNGIVIQTLHAKYVFASFINRDAAFEFITNVWNTIILKGVFKGKLSKGDGSGVIASNAELHIPNGHRDSVNLSDDIAENDSIINADRYESDDDDDDDDDDDDDEDIDDSEMTSSDEYEQEEQGDADDNKAKTSSISILGPSKHEPTKPGYVKEPNDHLISEAVIKAPLGQVYNILFGDNIVYVKRILQAQHNYNISKIPKYESNVNTREFSYTKPITGSIGPHKTSCLIKEVVCHKDFETYCQIDQISKTPDIPSGNSFSVKTKFFLSWAANNQTQLLVVCSVDWTKKSWIKSAVEKGSYDGVGASTKILIAEVNKILKVSKTSAGNNKADDMDEVVEDSASSSSGYSDDDEEEEDEEEEEVVLDLPTDGPLVHEPTTFKYTGDSSFTVVCKDAIINAPLGTVLQLMYGNDTSYIHGIIAKQKNFAISVIPKFENGTRTYDYIKPLGGPVGPKQTQCIVTETFAHKDLDDYVIVNEVTKTPGIPSGGSFYIDSKFFYCWAPHNRTKLFSVTRVVWTGKSWIKGLVERGCVDGQKESLEFLVNELNSIIRKHTTVKIRKSKSITRHKNRNNKKGSKKGGKNSKNKTSKKSSNSKGKGKMSRSNNNDKRSKNGSNPSSSNFDSNDKNLASDDFDDSAVFVNPTITTSSAGDFFTDIIDFFNDMTSSIPKLIFTCVSMILLISFMFRLVRGTIFGFSSSSSSSGNVKVLGGNTMLINGMEYSYIPTLNTLYKEIGSKNNDMFDEQEANVWSWINEYTNDNEDAHMDDDSKGKSFNKYKLSHREQDLEEYIKATEKELNKLKSDLEIKKGEN, from the coding sequence atgaaactaaaaaaaataggcCATCTACATTTAAAGCATCACAACAATAATGCTGATTCCAAACACGAATTGAACAAAAAGTATAAAGAAGAACATGAAAATCCTCggatattaataaatgataaagcaaaaaataatataaacagCTTATCAAATATGCACCCATCTACTGCTAATACCAACAGCAACAAGGATACCAGCCGAATAGATTCAGTCTCCATAGGCAGAAAATCCTCGGATTATAGAGGGAGATTAAGTGTAACCCACAAAAGGAATAGGAAACTTACAACAAATAGTGCGTCAACTACTACAGGTTTAAATAATAGAAGTGTTTCAACTAATAAAGATAGAATTCCTACTCCTGAACTTAAacctattttaaaaaagaataaggTAACCACTAATAACACTTTTAATCATACCCACGATTCTCAATCATCGACAGCTGATACTCCAAACACAAATGCTAGCGGCTTGAAAAGAGTTTCTTCAAAACaaagtttgaaaaaaaaattgaaaaacaaagccaaggaaaaattggacaaaataaataacagtAATGGTAATGTCACTAGCAGTAATTTCAGTGATTCAAGAGTTCCTTCATCTGCCAATACTACAAATACTACCAGacaaaatactaatacAGAGAGATCATCTGCTTCTACCCACCAGCCTAGTACCACTAATACTCCAAAGAATAACGATAACatttcaaatattaatacaaatataGATACTGCTACAAATGACAAcaatgatgaagatgaacaTGGGTTTATATCTTCCTTTATTACTGCGGCTCACTCAGCAGCTACTCATTTACTACCTAAATTTCCTAGCGAAGGTGAAGAAGGTGATGGTACTGATTACGATGACGATGACGATTTTAATTATGACGATTATAATTATGCTAACGATGCGGTAGAAGATTATGATTATgttaatgatgatgacgacTATGAAGATTATGAAGAGGAAAACGAGGGTTATACAAGTAATAGAAACAACAATAAGCTGCATCACTATCGTAAGACTTCTCCAAATTTAAGACATATTTATGGAACCAAGATTAATGGTGGAAATATACCAAGTGCCACTGGATCTGTGAACGCCCTTACCAGTTCTTCTCATAATCGTGTTAATTCTGACCACGCATCTAATACTTTAAACACTACAAACACTAATTCtgccaataataacaacaataataatagtaacaacaaTGTACCAACAAGGCATGACtcttttttacaaaatctggattttttattatcatcgcAAACCAATCTGGGAACTTCGCAGAATTCTGCATCTGGTGTCCATACTAATATTTCGAGTACTAATACTTATAGTAGCGACAGTAGCAATTCCAACAGTACTCCAAGAAAGAACACTCTGTCAGATGTTGCGGTCCATGATTTGCATCTTTTGGAAAGATCAATATCCAGGGGTTTACATAGGCATCATAACTCAACAAttaaaaggaagaaaaatgCTAATGGAAATCGGAATAGCAAAAGTATGAATGACCTGAGCAAACCATTAAGGCATAGCTGGCATAATGAGAACAATACCACcactagtaataataataataatactactactactactagtAATCAATTAATGGTACCTTGtgttaataatagcaataacacTGCcagtaaaaataacaataaaattaataataacaacaagaGCAACACTAATGTGAACGGGTTGATTTTGAACCCTGAAGTTCTAGAAGCACCTAGTTTATTAGTTAAAACAGATGAAGACCATGGCAACATTAATGCCGAAGAAAATTCCTCTGTTTCCACTGGATTTATAGATGATGGTAATGGTGATCATgcgaataaaaaaacaacttaTGGTTCtattaacaacaatgatTATATACCTTGTACCACTAGCACTACTCCTGAGGACAGTAGTGATTTTGCAATGAAAAGGGCTGAAACTAATACCAGTtctattgataaaattcaATTTAAACCAGTCAAACACCAAAACAATATATCCACCATGGGTGACGGGAATTTGACCTTAGATGCCTTGGGCATGCCACCTTCAGCATCTTCCTTAGTTTTAAATACCACTAtcaccaataataacaacaataaaaatcataTAAACGCTGCAGCCCTAAAAGAGCAACCAGGGGAACAAGTTAATCAAAGCGATTATATTAACAACCATGTGtatgatgatgacgatcAAGCACTGGAATTTGCCACGGGAAACCACCTTACCAATGATAATACTCATAAACTTGCAAACAAAAATAGTGTACTCAGCAAGAAATCGTCTCATGAAAAATTGAGCAATAGTGAACCTGACGACAAACGCTCATTTCCTACTAACTTTGATCTGGACGGcaaaactaataataaagtcaCTATAGCTCGTTCCCCAAGTTCTTTAAGTGTTGATTCTTTGCATTTCAATAGACATGTTGTTCCTGTTATCAACAAGAGAGCTAATAACACCCCTAGGAAAAGGAACAAAACCATTTCTGTGGCTCCCACTTCAAATGGTGCGAGTGACgaatttgattttgaaaaaaatgatcaccaccaacagcaacaaaaatTGCGATTCAAAATAATCCCACCCTCTGAAGATGACCTGACAGATGTAACAAAAGTCGCTAACGGTAATCATGACAATGAGCTCTCAGAACAAAAAAGACTCGGTAGAAGTGCCACTATTTCACATAATATTAGAAATTTACCGGCACCATTGTCTCCAATGACAGCTGCTAATGCTACTGCAACTGCCGTTGGTCTaccattaaaattaattccTAATGCAAAATCAACTATTAGGAACTCCTTTAGCAGGAAAAGAGCGGATACCATTTCTTCAAGATTATCTAATAGCGAACTAGAACATGATAAGGATAATTTGAACACCAACCTTTATTATGGGTATAGTAAAAGTGATGATAATTTGGCTAGCGGCGGccattttaataatgatagaTACAGTTTTGACGATTATTCTACCAACACCTCACAGTACCCAACATTTGAGGCGCCAGTTGCAcctgaaaaaaagaatagaGATTTCcacaatttatttttatctataCCTCGTGATGAAAAGTTACTAGCCGACTATAGTTGTGCTGTTTCGAAGGATATTTTGATACAGGGGAAGATGTATGTTGGAGAAAATCacatttgttttaaagCTAACATTCTAGGTTGGGTTacttctattattattccgTTTAAAGAAATTGTTCAGttggagaaaaaaatgacagCTGGTGTTTTCCCCAATGGTATTGTTATTCAAACGTTACATGCTAAATACGTGTTTgcttcttttattaataggGATGCTGCTTTTGAATTCATAACCAATGTTTGGAATacaattattttgaaagGTGTTTTTAAGGGCAAGCTTTCTAAAGGTGATGGAAGTGGGGTTATTGCTTCCAATGCCGAGTTACACATTCCTAATGGCCATAGAGATTCTGTGAATTTAAGTGATGATATCGCTGAGAATGATTCTATTATCAACGCTGACCGTTATGAaagtgatgatgatgatgatgatgatgatgatgatgatgatgacgagGATATTGATGATTCTGAAATGACTAGCAGCGATGAATACGAACAAGAAGAGCAGGGTGATgctgatgataataaagcCAAAACGAGTAGTATATCAATATTAGGACCTTCTAAACACGAACCTACGAAGCCCGGATATGTTAAAGAACCTAATGATCATTTAATTAGTGAGGCTGTAATTAAGGCTCCGTTAGGACAagtttataatattttatttggtgATAATATAGTTTATGTTAAAAGAATTCTTCAAGCTCAGCACAACTATAATATCTCGAAAATTCCAAAATATGAAAGTAATGTCAACACAAGAGAATTTTCGTATACAAAACCAATTACTGGTTCTATTGGCCCCCATAAGACAAGTTGCTTAATAAAAGAGGTTGTTTGCCACAAGGATTTTGAAACTTATTGTCAAATTGATCAAATATCTAAGACACCCGATATTCCCTCTGGCAATTCGTTTTCTGTCAAGACCAAGTTTTTTCTATCCTGGGCTGCAAACAATCAAACACAGCTTTTAGTTGTTTGTTCCGTGGATTGGACTAAGAAAAGTTGGATTAAAAGTGCAGTTGAAAAGGGTTCTTACGATGGTGTTGGTGCCAGTACTAAAATATTGATTGCTGAAGTCAATAAGATTTTAAAGGTGTCAAAGACTTCAGCAGGGAACAACAAAGCGGATGATATGGATGAGGTTGTTGAAGATTCTGCTTCTTCAAGTAGCGGATACAGTGACGATGAtgaggaagaagaggatGAGGAAGAGGAGGAAGTTGTTCTGGATTTACCTACTGATGGCCCACTAGTTCATGAGCCCACCacttttaaatatactGGGGATAGTAGTTTTACTGTTGTTTGTAAAGACGCTATAATTAATGCTCCATTAGGTACCGTTTTACAATTAATGTATGGTAACGATACTTCTTATATTCATGGAATTATTGCAAAGCAGAAAAATTTTGCTATCTCTGTCATTcctaaatttgaaaatggtACAAGAACCTATGACTATATTAAACCATTGGGTGGCCCTGTAGGTCCAAAACAAACACAATGTATTGTTACTGAAACATTTGCCCATAAGGATTTAGATGATTATGTTATAGTGAATGAAGTGACTAAAACACCAGGTATCCCAAGTGGGGGTTCATTTTACATTGattcaaagtttttttattgttgggCACCACATAATAGAACCAAACTTTTCAGTGTCACCAGAGTTGTCTGGACGGGTAAAAGTTGGATTAAAGGCTTAGTAGAGAGGGGGTGTGTTGATGGCCAGAAGGAATCTTTGGAATTTTTAGTTAACGAGCtaaatagtattattagaaagCATACGACCGTTAAGATAAGAAAATCTAAAAGTATTACTAGACACAAGAACcgtaacaacaaaaaaggtAGCAAGAAAGGTGgtaaaaatagtaaaaataaaacatctAAGAAATCTAGTAATTCCAAAGGAAAGGGAAAAATGTCTAGAtccaataacaatgacAAAAGGAGTAAGAATGGTAGTAACCCTTCTTCATCTAACTTCGACTCAAATGACAAAAACTTGGCTTCGGATGATTTTGATGATTCCGCTGTTTTTGTCAATCCCACCATTACAACCTCTTCTGCTGgtgatttttttactgatataattgattttttcaatgaTATGACTTCTTCGATTCCAAAATTGATTTTCACCTGTGTTTCCATGATTCTACTTATCTCATTTATGTTTCGTTTAGTGAGGGGAACTATATTTGGGTTTTCATCTTCCTCTTCGTCTTCTGGTAATGTGAAGGTATTGGGTGGAAATACTATGCTAATTAATGGCATGGAATATAGTTACATCCCAACATTAAACACGTTATACAAAGAGATTGGTAGTAAAAATAACGATATGTTTGATGAACAAGAAGCTAATGTATGGAGCTGGATTAATGAGTATACCAATGATAACGAAGATGCCCATATGGATGATGATTCAAAAGGGAAATCTTTTaacaaatacaaattatCACATCGGGAACAAGATTTAGAGGAATATATCAAGGCTACCGAGAAAgagttaaataaattgaaatcGGACttagaaattaaaaaaggagaGAATtga
- the SKP1 gene encoding SCF ubiquitin ligase subunit SKP1 (similar to Saccharomyces cerevisiae YDR328C | SKP1 | Suppressor of Kinetochore Protein mutant) codes for MSSHNKAVQKVTLVSVEGEKFTIDRVIAERSLLLKNYLTDMYNTKLDEDDEDEDEHEEKNGDNENILIPVPNVRSSVLEKVIEWAEHHRDSKFPDEEDDDSRKTAPIDAWDREFLKVDQEMMYEIILAANYLNIKPLLDAGCKVVAEMIRGRTPEEIRRTFNIVNDFTSEEEAAIRRENEWAEDR; via the coding sequence ATGTCAAGTCACAATAAAGCAGTACAAAAAGTTACATTGGTCTCTGTGGAGGGAGAAAAGTTTACTATTGATAGAGTAATAGCTGAGCGCTCATTGTTACTAAAGAACTATTTAACTGATATGTACAATACCAAGttagatgaagatgatgaagacgAAGATGAAcatgaagaaaaaaatggtgaTAATGAGAACATTTTAATACCTGTGCCTAATGTTAGATCATCAGTTTTGGAAAAAGTTATTGAGTGGGCTGAGCATCATAGAGATTCCAAGTTCCCggatgaagaagatgacGATTCGAGAAAAACAGCACCAATCGATGCCTGGGACCGTGAGTTTTTAAAAGTGGATCAAGAAATGATGTATGAGATCATATTAGCTGctaattatttaaatattaagcCATTGTTGGATGCTGGCTGTAAAGTTGTTGCAGAAATGATTAGAGGTAGAACACCTGAAGAAATCAGAAGAACTTTTAACATTGTCAATGACTTTACATCGGAAGAAGAAGCTGCTATTAGACGGGAAAACGAATGGGCTGAAGATcgttag